In Caldisphaera lagunensis DSM 15908, a single genomic region encodes these proteins:
- a CDS encoding NAD(P)-dependent oxidoreductase: protein MKIGLIGLGVMGYRVAANLKNSNMLDYVYNKTESKAIDFSKKYNVTYLKNLTDLAKNSDFIITVLSDDYAVSSVIKEILPYLKNKILVDLSTISPTTSINLSEQVASNGGIMFDAPMIGTSVDVEQKRITIIVGGPKEKFDIVKDVLSNTSNKVIYAGKNGTGLYIKLAANMMFASFMSGLAEAVSFAEKAGISKEQITELFLNISSTRSPASNLKLPKMLNSDFETQFALKHMRKDTEIMVRESQNLKMPLPLTSLISNLLRISEGLGLGELDVSSIIEFYRKTRQ from the coding sequence ATGAAAATTGGTTTAATAGGTTTAGGTGTTATGGGTTATAGAGTAGCCGCGAATTTAAAAAATTCTAACATGCTTGATTACGTTTATAATAAAACAGAATCTAAGGCAATAGATTTTTCCAAAAAATATAACGTTACATATCTCAAGAATTTAACAGATCTTGCAAAAAACTCTGATTTTATAATAACAGTTTTATCTGATGATTATGCAGTCTCAAGTGTTATAAAAGAAATTTTGCCTTATTTAAAAAATAAAATATTGGTAGATTTATCTACAATTTCTCCAACTACTAGCATAAATTTATCTGAGCAGGTTGCTTCAAATGGTGGAATAATGTTTGATGCTCCAATGATTGGGACATCAGTAGATGTAGAACAGAAAAGAATTACTATAATAGTAGGTGGCCCTAAGGAGAAGTTTGATATTGTAAAAGATGTATTAAGCAATACATCTAACAAAGTAATTTATGCGGGAAAAAATGGAACAGGGTTATATATTAAATTAGCTGCTAACATGATGTTTGCTTCCTTTATGAGCGGGTTAGCTGAAGCAGTAAGCTTTGCAGAAAAGGCGGGAATTTCTAAAGAACAAATAACAGAACTTTTTCTGAATATTAGTAGTACCAGAAGTCCAGCAAGTAATTTAAAGCTTCCTAAGATGTTAAATTCAGACTTTGAAACTCAATTTGCATTAAAACATATGAGAAAGGATACAGAGATAATGGTAAGGGAGTCTCAAAATCTAAAGATGCCATTACCTTTAACTTCTTTAATATCGAATTTATTGAGAATTTCAGAAGGTCTTGGATTAGGTGAACTAGATGTTTCATCAATAATAGAATTTTATAGAAAAACGAGACAATGA
- a CDS encoding penicillin acylase family protein: MSKKSYILIAIFLVILIFASYIGQMFYLFGPSKLSIWPYSYTSKLKNQTIYLQGLKSPVKIIIDNTGVAHIIANNTYDAFFAEGYYTAYMRLFQLELFGLTGAGNLSSWFGNVTLNTDLYAHYVGFPQNANFSLEYIKQNYPVIYSYLQAYSNGINAYIARAESLHELPPIFYLLGIKPYNFTPFYSIAWGEVMSWGLAKGFCDELRLSLIYTHLGYNITQEFFPYYPYYTNGSITAMPGNGTVNGLNLQSFNISPSYFWSLNFYDSFANGLSNETLHKAIPLIVSSLNEVCSDPLSFIDLGSNEWEVTGNYSNTGFPIMANDPHLTLYDPSLWLPIQIVSPGLNVTGYELVGEPGVLIGHTEYTAWGLTTPLGASSNAYLEIVNMDNKSYLYDGNWLPLRQYNFTILNKKYTIYYTNNGPLISYNKSLNMGISLYWVNQYYPFLTIVSEFLLDNSTNFAQLLNAAKYWVEPTQNLAMVSKNETGFITAGLYPLIRITLPNNKSIEVVGSRTILNGSIQNYEPVGYIPFNYLPQSINPSRGFAFAPNQPTAYLDYPYPFIGGYWVSNGRALTIYRYLNSHKNITIQEMESLQSNVTDSWASIITPIMVSCLENQSLSNISEKGVSILSTWNYTFYQNEVAPTIYTYTLFNIINNVINPILNQYGLNQYKNLLTGTVGFYGTDTLITSDIAYFATHNPSSPLFNGSVCKIVNTSYNQAINYLYEKLGNISNWEWGKTHVLELVNPAGISSLNYGPVPIWGDGFTPSAAYFVFNGTLYIPLIVSEGPSLRIVSSPGTNQFYSVFPGGPGENPASPWFETQLNSWLNFKYYPFSPIVNINATWYLLPKGG; this comes from the coding sequence ATGTCTAAAAAATCTTATATATTAATAGCTATATTTTTAGTTATATTAATATTTGCTTCTTATATAGGACAAATGTTTTATTTGTTTGGTCCATCTAAATTAAGTATTTGGCCCTATTCATATACTTCAAAATTGAAGAATCAAACAATATATTTACAAGGCTTAAAAAGCCCAGTTAAAATAATTATTGATAATACAGGAGTTGCTCATATAATTGCTAATAATACTTATGATGCATTTTTTGCTGAAGGTTACTACACAGCTTATATGAGATTATTTCAACTAGAACTATTTGGTTTAACTGGAGCAGGTAATTTAAGTTCTTGGTTTGGTAATGTAACACTAAACACAGACCTATATGCCCATTATGTAGGATTTCCTCAAAATGCAAATTTTTCTTTAGAATACATAAAACAAAATTATCCAGTTATTTATTCTTATTTACAAGCATATTCTAATGGCATAAATGCCTATATAGCAAGAGCAGAAAGCTTGCATGAATTGCCTCCAATTTTTTATTTGTTAGGCATAAAACCATACAATTTTACTCCATTTTATTCAATTGCTTGGGGAGAAGTTATGTCATGGGGGCTAGCAAAAGGTTTTTGCGATGAGCTAAGACTTTCCCTAATTTATACTCATTTAGGTTATAATATAACACAAGAGTTCTTCCCATACTACCCATATTATACTAATGGTTCTATTACTGCAATGCCTGGTAATGGGACAGTTAATGGATTAAATCTTCAAAGCTTTAACATAAGTCCATCCTATTTTTGGTCTTTAAACTTTTATGATAGCTTTGCAAATGGTCTAAGCAATGAAACATTACATAAAGCAATACCATTAATTGTTTCATCTCTTAATGAAGTTTGCTCAGATCCATTAAGTTTCATTGATCTAGGAAGCAATGAATGGGAGGTAACAGGTAATTATAGTAATACAGGCTTTCCAATAATGGCTAATGATCCACACTTAACATTATATGATCCTTCACTATGGCTACCAATACAAATTGTTTCCCCAGGCTTAAACGTTACTGGTTATGAACTTGTAGGAGAACCAGGGGTTTTAATAGGACATACAGAATATACAGCATGGGGACTAACTACTCCATTGGGAGCTTCTAGTAATGCTTATCTTGAGATAGTTAACATGGATAATAAATCCTATTTATATGATGGAAATTGGTTACCTTTAAGACAATACAATTTTACTATTTTAAATAAGAAATACACAATATACTATACGAATAATGGTCCATTAATATCTTATAATAAATCTCTAAACATGGGAATTAGCCTTTATTGGGTAAATCAATATTATCCTTTTTTAACTATTGTGTCTGAATTTCTTTTAGATAACTCAACAAACTTTGCTCAGCTATTAAATGCGGCTAAATATTGGGTAGAGCCAACACAAAATTTGGCCATGGTATCTAAAAATGAAACAGGATTTATTACTGCAGGCCTTTATCCTTTGATAAGGATTACATTACCAAATAATAAAAGCATTGAAGTTGTAGGCTCTAGGACAATTTTAAATGGATCGATACAAAATTATGAACCAGTTGGTTATATACCATTTAATTATCTGCCACAATCTATTAACCCTAGTAGAGGTTTTGCATTTGCTCCAAACCAACCAACAGCATATTTAGATTATCCATATCCATTTATTGGAGGTTATTGGGTTTCAAATGGTAGGGCATTAACAATATATAGATATTTAAATTCTCATAAAAACATAACAATCCAAGAAATGGAATCATTACAAAGTAATGTTACAGACTCATGGGCATCTATTATAACTCCTATTATGGTTTCATGTTTGGAAAACCAAAGCCTTTCAAATATTTCAGAAAAAGGTGTTTCAATATTATCAACATGGAACTATACATTCTATCAAAATGAAGTTGCTCCAACAATTTATACATACACATTATTCAACATAATAAATAACGTTATTAATCCAATACTTAATCAATATGGTCTAAATCAATATAAGAATTTGCTAACTGGAACAGTGGGATTTTATGGAACAGATACATTGATTACAAGCGATATCGCTTATTTTGCAACTCATAATCCATCTTCACCTCTATTTAATGGAAGTGTTTGCAAAATAGTAAACACATCTTATAATCAAGCCATAAATTATCTTTATGAAAAGCTTGGCAATATATCAAATTGGGAATGGGGTAAGACGCATGTATTAGAATTAGTAAACCCTGCAGGTATATCATCTCTTAATTATGGTCCTGTACCTATTTGGGGTGATGGTTTTACTCCCTCAGCTGCATATTTTGTCTTTAATGGTACATTATATATACCTTTAATAGTTAGCGAGGGACCAAGCTTAAGGATTGTAAGTTCACCTGGAACAAATCAGTTTTATTCTGTATTTCCAGGAGGGCCTGGTGAAAATCCAGCTAGTCCATGGTTTGAGACTCAATTGAATTCATGGCTTAACTTTAAATATTATCCATTTTCACCTATTGTAAATATTAATGCAACATGGTATTTGCTTCCAAAGGGTGGATGA